One Candidatus Cybelea sp. genomic region harbors:
- a CDS encoding DegT/DnrJ/EryC1/StrS family aminotransferase, translated as MAVPFVDLRAQYRAIREEVVPRMMAVMENAGFILGPDVALFEEHFATYVGTRHCVGVGSGTAALEIALAALGIGRGDEVIIPANTYIASALAVSSIGARPVLVEPDDAYLIDPELLEAAVTSRTKAIMPVHLYGQAVPMEPILAFAKRHGLRVIEDAAQAHGARYDGRRVGSFGDAGCFSFYPGKNLGAYGDAGAVVCNDPSLADELRLRRDFGQRKKYEHLIKGGNSRLDSLQAAVLDVKLTHLDEWNAARLGHARAYDTRLAEIGIEPPRRLHDEGHVYHLYVIEIENRDKLAAHLGERGIATGIHYPIPIHMQPAYAELGLAPGAFPRTERSAPKLLSLPMFAELTDDQLESVVDALASCRRLVAV; from the coding sequence ATGGCCGTTCCATTCGTCGATTTGCGCGCACAGTACCGAGCGATTCGCGAGGAAGTCGTCCCTCGCATGATGGCGGTGATGGAGAACGCCGGCTTCATTCTCGGGCCGGACGTCGCGCTTTTCGAAGAGCACTTTGCGACCTATGTCGGAACGCGCCACTGCGTCGGCGTCGGATCCGGGACCGCGGCGCTCGAAATAGCGCTGGCGGCTCTGGGGATCGGGCGCGGCGATGAGGTCATCATTCCGGCAAATACCTACATCGCTTCGGCACTGGCGGTTTCGTCCATTGGCGCACGACCCGTCCTCGTCGAGCCGGACGACGCGTATCTCATCGATCCGGAGCTGCTCGAAGCAGCCGTAACCTCCCGCACGAAGGCGATCATGCCGGTGCATTTGTACGGGCAAGCCGTTCCGATGGAGCCGATACTGGCGTTTGCGAAGCGTCACGGCCTGCGCGTTATCGAGGATGCCGCTCAAGCACACGGCGCGCGTTACGACGGGCGGCGTGTTGGAAGCTTCGGCGACGCCGGCTGCTTCAGTTTCTATCCGGGAAAGAATCTTGGTGCCTACGGCGACGCCGGAGCCGTCGTCTGCAACGATCCTTCGCTTGCGGACGAACTGCGGCTGCGGCGCGATTTCGGACAGCGTAAGAAATACGAGCACCTGATCAAAGGCGGAAATTCTCGCCTCGATTCGCTGCAGGCAGCGGTGCTCGACGTCAAGCTCACGCACCTCGATGAGTGGAACGCCGCGCGCTTGGGGCACGCGCGCGCCTACGACACGCGTCTGGCGGAGATCGGAATCGAGCCGCCGCGCCGGCTGCATGACGAGGGGCACGTTTATCACCTGTACGTGATCGAGATCGAGAACCGCGATAAGCTTGCGGCACACCTGGGCGAACGCGGCATCGCCACCGGCATTCATTACCCGATCCCGATCCATATGCAGCCGGCCTACGCCGAGCTCGGGCTCGCCCCCGGCGCGTTCCCGCGCACGGAGCGAAGCGCACCGAAGCTGCTCTCGCTGCCGATGTTCGCAGAGTTGACCGACGATCAACTCGAGAGCGTCGTCGATGCGCTGGCGAGCTGTCGCCGGCTGGTTGCCGTCTAG
- a CDS encoding glycosyltransferase, whose amino-acid sequence MKVSFIIATLNEIKRLPPVIESIRAQNYPPELVEIVVVDGLSEDGTQAYARAAGCVVVDNPRRLAEPGHLLGYAAATGDLFVIIAADNILHTPDFLRRIVEPFSDPKVYAAVPRVVSTRADNLSTRYINDFTDPFNHFLYGNAAAPLTFGRAYRTKRRTPTYVVYDFPVDKPPLVAIAQGVTVRASSPRREGWEEDDVLPIVDILRAGFDIAYVPGALIEHHTVEGLFNFVSKFGPRIAKRLEDREQPVWQRAESWTAGRKLRAYLWPFYSVSVVGPVIASFVGAARDRRATWFYHPVINFALGVEFWRRALPYAWSVAQRRARGGRA is encoded by the coding sequence ATGAAGGTATCGTTCATCATCGCGACGCTCAACGAGATCAAGCGACTTCCGCCCGTCATCGAAAGCATCCGCGCGCAGAACTATCCGCCGGAACTGGTGGAGATCGTCGTGGTCGACGGGCTCTCCGAAGATGGGACCCAGGCCTACGCGAGGGCGGCGGGCTGCGTCGTGGTCGACAATCCGCGGCGGCTCGCCGAGCCCGGACATCTGCTGGGCTATGCGGCCGCAACCGGCGACCTGTTCGTCATCATCGCCGCCGACAACATTCTGCACACCCCGGATTTCCTGCGGCGAATCGTCGAGCCGTTTTCCGATCCCAAGGTTTACGCCGCCGTCCCGCGCGTCGTCAGCACGCGCGCCGACAACCTGAGCACTCGCTATATCAATGACTTTACCGATCCGTTCAATCATTTTCTCTACGGAAATGCCGCCGCGCCGCTGACCTTCGGTCGCGCCTACCGAACCAAACGGCGGACGCCGACGTACGTCGTCTACGATTTTCCGGTCGATAAGCCGCCGCTCGTCGCGATCGCACAGGGCGTCACCGTGCGCGCGAGTTCGCCGCGGCGCGAGGGCTGGGAAGAGGACGACGTCTTGCCGATCGTCGACATCCTGCGCGCCGGATTCGACATCGCGTACGTTCCGGGCGCGCTCATCGAGCACCACACCGTCGAAGGGCTCTTCAATTTTGTCAGCAAGTTCGGACCCCGCATCGCCAAGCGTCTCGAAGACCGCGAGCAGCCCGTCTGGCAGCGCGCCGAGTCGTGGACGGCAGGACGCAAGCTCCGCGCATACCTCTGGCCGTTCTACTCGGTCTCGGTCGTCGGCCCGGTGATCGCTTCGTTCGTCGGAGCGGCGCGCGATCGTCGCGCGACCTGGTTCTACCATCCGGTGATCAACTTTGCGCTTGGGGTGGAGTTTTGGCGACGCGCGCTGCCCTACGCCTGGTCCGTCGCGCAACGCCGCGCTCGAGGAGGGCGCGCCTGA
- a CDS encoding Gfo/Idh/MocA family oxidoreductase encodes MVERAPLGVAVVGAGYWGPNLVRNFFAGDDWSVRCIVERDRGRLARLLRLYPAVAGHSEIDDALSDPAVDAIALATPPRTHFELAKRAIDAGKHVLVEKPLAERFGDAAELCERAKRAGVTLMTDHTFLYTGSVEKLRELRESGDLGKVYYVDSVRVNLGLFQQSNVVWDLAPHDVSIINYVLDETPVSVALQLGTCVHERTPDVAFLTMWYGSGCLAHVHLSWLSPVKVRRTMISGSSKMAVWDDVEPTEKIYIYDKGVELNPSSTTMEQQMVSYRLGDLHVPLVDNREALGKLVSDFAQAIRTKAPTRSDGAFGANVVGVIEAALRSAELEGAKVEVVR; translated from the coding sequence ATGGTAGAACGCGCGCCGCTCGGCGTCGCCGTGGTCGGGGCCGGCTACTGGGGGCCAAACCTCGTTCGAAATTTCTTTGCCGGCGACGACTGGTCGGTGCGGTGCATCGTCGAGCGAGACCGCGGACGGCTCGCGCGTCTGTTGCGTCTCTATCCCGCAGTCGCGGGGCATTCCGAGATCGACGACGCCCTATCGGATCCGGCCGTCGACGCGATCGCGCTTGCGACCCCGCCGCGAACCCACTTCGAACTCGCAAAGCGGGCAATCGACGCCGGCAAACACGTCTTGGTTGAAAAGCCGCTCGCGGAGCGGTTCGGGGACGCCGCCGAACTCTGCGAGCGTGCGAAGCGTGCCGGTGTGACGCTGATGACCGACCACACGTTTCTCTACACGGGTTCCGTCGAGAAGCTCCGGGAGCTTCGCGAGAGCGGCGACCTCGGCAAGGTGTACTATGTGGACTCCGTCCGCGTAAACCTCGGGCTCTTTCAGCAGAGCAACGTCGTCTGGGATCTCGCGCCGCACGACGTCTCGATCATCAACTACGTGCTGGACGAAACGCCGGTGTCGGTCGCACTGCAGCTCGGCACGTGCGTGCACGAGCGGACGCCCGACGTCGCCTTCCTGACGATGTGGTACGGAAGCGGCTGCCTCGCGCACGTGCATCTGAGCTGGCTCTCTCCGGTGAAAGTGCGCCGCACGATGATCTCGGGAAGTTCGAAGATGGCCGTTTGGGATGACGTGGAACCAACCGAAAAGATTTACATCTACGACAAGGGCGTCGAGTTGAATCCGTCGAGCACGACAATGGAGCAGCAAATGGTTTCGTACCGGCTCGGCGATCTGCACGTGCCGCTCGTCGACAACCGCGAAGCGCTCGGCAAGCTCGTGAGCGATTTCGCCCAAGCAATTCGAACCAAGGCGCCGACGCGCTCGGACGGCGCCTTCGGGGCCAATGTCGTGGGGGTGATCGAGGCGGCTCTTCGCTCGGCAGAACTCGAGGGCGCGAAAGTCGAGGTCGTTCGATGA